From a region of the Cucumis sativus cultivar 9930 chromosome 6, Cucumber_9930_V3, whole genome shotgun sequence genome:
- the LOC101205680 gene encoding threonine dehydratase biosynthetic, chloroplastic translates to MESFLLTTNPLLGRNSSLSSLSSSSSSISTQLNSKVEIIRRRIEKVNTRTTHVPASIVASSASKRKTGKGLSANVAVDCSVVSEEAVKDVSWTEVQYESGSIGHRAPPPAEVDKDKQMEYITKILGSKVYDVAVETPLELAPLLSTQLGVNLYLKREDGQQVFSFKIRGAYNMISQLSKDDLKNGVICASAGNHAQGVALSAQRLKIKAQIVMPTTTPTIKVDAVKRLGGTVIQKGDTFDESQKIAKEISCRCGITFIPPYDNEDVIAGQGTVGMEIGRQMRGKIHAIFVPIGGGGLAAGIVSFYKLVYPEVKVFGVEPNDENSMAQALYRDEIVNVTDIGHFADGVAVQQVGNENFRICRELLDDVILVTKEEISAAIKDMFSDERSILEPSGALAIAAARAYCKYNNVTGVNLVAVCSGANMNFDQLREISDIANVDQSIICTMLPETPGSLKELTELLGENITEMQYRFSSGSEDAVVVYKVSAVGKELEAMVELLNSAGFTTYTLNDNPTVKNHLRYMTGGRADIENETLFRFTFPERKGALKHFLKDFKPTWNVSLFHHRSQGILTSDVLIGVQLEKSEHKHFHEYINKVGYKYEVVPQDDAAHVLAKLN, encoded by the exons ATGGAATCCTTTCTTCTTACTACAAACCCGCTTCTGGGTCGAAACTCTTCGCTTTCATCGCtgtcttcttcctcctcctccatcTCGACTCAGCTGAATAGCAAGGTCGAGATCATCAggagaagaattgaaaaagttaATACAAGGACAACACATGTGCCTGCATCTATCGTTGCTTCATCGGCGTCAAAACGAAAGACGGGTAAGGGGTTGTCTGCAAATGTAGCGGTGGACTGTTCGGTTGTATCAGAAGAGGCAGTGAAGGATGTGTCATGGACAGAAGTGCAATATGAATCAGGGTCAATTGGACATAGGGCGCCACCTCCGGCGGAGGTCGATAAAGACAAGCAGATGGagtatattacaaaaatattggGTTCAAAAGTGTATGATGTTGCTGTTGAAACGCCATTGGAGCTTGCTCCCTTGTTGTCTACTCAATTGGGGGTTAATCTCTATCTCAAGAGGGAGGACGGACAACAG GTATTTTCATTCAAGATTCGAGGGGCATATAATATGATATCTCAACTTTCTAAagatgatttaaaaaatggagttATATGTGCGTCAGCTGGGAATCATGCCCAAGGAGTTGCATTATCTGCTCAACGATTAAAGATTAAAGCCCAAATTGTTATGCCAACAACTACACCAACAATTAAG GTAGATGCAGTTAAGAGATTGGGAGGAACCGTCATACAGAAAGGGGATACTTTTGATGAATCACAAAAAATAGCTAAAGAGATTAGCTGTAGATGTGGCATTACATTCATACCTCCTTATGATAATGAAGATGTTATAGCTGGCCAAGGTACTGTTGGCATGGAAATTGGTCGTCAAATGAGGGGTAAAATCCATGCTATCTTTGTTCCTATTGGCGGTGGCGGCCTAGCTGCTggtattgtttctttttacaaGCTCGTTTATCCTGAG GTAAAAGTATTTGGAGTGGAACCAAATGATGAAAACTCGATGGCACAAGCATTGTATCGTGACGAGATAGTGAATGTAACAGATATTGGACATTTTGCTGATGGTGTAGCTGTTCAACAAGTTGGGAATGAAAATTTCCGTATTTGTAGAGAACTCCTTGATGATGTAATTCTTGTTACCAAAGAGGAGATATCTGCCGCAATAAAG GACATGTTCAGCGACGAGAGGAGCATCTTAGAACCTTCCGGTGCACTTGCCATTGCTGCAGCAAGAGCGTATTGCAAGTATAATAATGTTACAGGAGTAAATCTTGTGGCAGTATGTAGTGGTGCAAATATGAACTTCGACCAATTGCGCGAAATTTCTGATATTGCCAATGTTGATCAGTCTATCATTTGTACTATGTTGCCTGAGACACCTGGAAGCTTAAAAGAACTTACCGAGCTG TTGGGTGAAAACATCACAGAAATGCAATACAGATTTAGCTCTGGCTCAGAAGATGCTGTTGTTGTTTACAA AGTTAGTGCTGTAGGTAAAGAACTTGAAGCAATGGTGGAGTTGTTGAATTCTGCTGGCTTTACAACTTACACTCTAAATGATAATCCTACTGTTAAGAATCACCTCCGTTACATG acGGGAGGCAGAGCAGATATTGAAAACGAAACACTCTTCCGTTTTACATTCCCGGAAAGGAAAGGTGCTTTAAAGCACTTCCTCAAAGACTTTAAGCCGACCTGGAACGTTTCTTTATTTCACCATCGTTCTCAG GGTATTCTGACTTCAGATGTATTAATTGGAGTTCAATTGGAGAAATCAGAACACAAACATTTCcatgaatatataaacaaagttGGGTATAAATATGAAGTAGTCCCTCAAGATGATGCAGCCCATGTTTTGGCAAAACTCAACTAG